A region of the Ananas comosus cultivar F153 unplaced genomic scaffold, ASM154086v1, whole genome shotgun sequence genome:
GTTCTcagtgaatttgaatttgttaaccttaattaaatagaaattaaattttggaaaaaaaaaaaaaaaaaaagatttgatatTGCTGGTAGAGTTTTAACACCTTTCTAGTtggatttgaacttgaaatgTCAAGTAgcaaccatcaaattctttatcATTTGCGCTAAGGATAGTCGCTTACGtctctcttgttcttttttttttttttttttttgagagatagatagaatactatctgctttgtttattttatttagaaataaacttagctggaaatatgaatcaattaggattcgaacttgaaatctcagATACTAACtatcaaaccttttgccacttgatTTAGAGACGGTCAGTTACGTCTCTCTTGTTCGTATGTGTTTATAAGAGAGCCGCGAGAGGATATGTGGCCGTCCATTAATTCGTGCTTTTCTAAGAAGCCCTGTTCTATTGTGAGAAAAAGCGCAGTTCAGAAGAGATAGAGcgacctagagagagagagagagagagagagagagagagagagagagagagagagaggatggattGTAGTaatagaggagagagatggTCTCTTGCTGGAGCAACGGCTCTGGTCACGGGAGGCACCAAAGGGATTGGGTATAATACTACAATTCACATCAATTCTCACTgttcatatcttttcttttctttttttttttcttttgtaaagttCTAAAACAAGCACTTAATTAGATCACATAAGTAACTTTATTTGTCTGCTATAGgttaatttacattttgtttatttgttctgaattgaaaattttattcagGCATGCCATTGTTGAAGAGTTAGCAGGATTTGGCGTGACAGTGTATACATGTGGTAGAAACGAAGTAGACCTTCAAAATTGCTTGAAGAGATGGGATGAGATGAAACTGAAAGTCACTGGATCAGTTTGTGATGTCTCTTCGAGAAGCGAAAGAGAGAAGCTGATGGAGAGGGTTCAATCCATTTTCCATGGAAAGCTCAACATCCTTGTAAGCGATATAGAACTATCTCATGTGTATATTTTACGTAATATTGAAAGACTATATATTGATCTATGAAGAAGTTAATTAATGATACGTAGTTTCTAATTGTTGCACCGATTGCATCTACTAATAGACATATAAATTTTACAGAACACTGGAAAcagataacaataataatattggtggaattgaaaataaaaaattataaattagaagAAACTTAGATTTATACTAGCCTTTTTCGCTTGCTTCTAAAAAACCTTTTCTCAGTTTGATAAGAAGAAGCATCAAATTTGATGCTTGGAGTTTTTAGCAACACTATTTGAGCCGTGCTAATCTAGCTTCTAGGCTTCTCTCAGCTTGATAGGTAAAAGCAAGCAAGTAGGTAGCTAGTCAAAAATAGCTTTTAGGCTTCAAAAGCAGAGTCTcctatttaaactatttgagCCATGCTGATCTAGCTGTAAATATAAAACAACAAGATCTCGAACTTAGGATTTCGAATACCAGTCTTCATGTCTTCTCTGTATTGGTTAATCTATACAAAAGTTATTACGGgaaaattaatgaaaatgtTACTACGGGCGGAAAACATTAGGACGCAAAGTGAAATCAAGCCATACACTAGGGGCTTATATAAAGGTTTTTCGTCCATCAAAGTCCATGTTCAACTAAATATATAAGGAGAAAAATGATACATAAATCAAGACATTTTCAACAACTGATCAATAGCTGTTATTTGTCTTTGACGAATATCCTTCTAATCTTTAAAACAGTTATAGGATCCCATTGATTCAACTATatgtttttgttctctttttttagGTTAACAACGCAGGGACAGGCTATACTAAGCCAACTACAGAGTACACAGCTGAGGACTACTCTTTTTTGATGGCCACAAACTTTGAATCTGCTTTCCATTTAAGCCAATTAGCCCACCCCCTCCTTAAGGCATCAGGGAGGGGTAATGTTGTCTTTGTATCCTCCATTGCAGGAGTTATAGGGTTCCCTTATCTCACCATTTACGCTGCCACTAAAggtacaaattttgaattcaaatcatgtttaaataaattttgatagttTGATACTCGAAATGTTGTTATTGTCTCTGTGATTTTCCTTCCTGATCAGGTGCCATGAATCAAGTCACGAAGAATCTGGCCTGCGAGTGGGCGGGCGACGACATACGCGTAAACTGCGTAGCTCCAGGGGGAATCAAAACCCCACTCATCAAACCAGTTACGTTTTCCGACCTTGTtcttttttatacaaattaataatagtaataacttAACCTGTTATGTTACTCACTAAGATGATTCTCCTTTTTGTTATGCTTCGACAGCTGCTTGACAATGAGGAGCTCACAGCAAAAGAAGCTGCTCGGGTTCCGCTCGGGCGAATCGGCGAGCCGGAGGAGGTGGCTTCAATGGTGGCTTTTCTTTGCATGCCGGCCGCGTCGTACATCACCGGCCAAGTCATTTGCGTCGACGGCGGCCGCACCATCAACGGTGCTTCGTAGCGTCCTCCCTAGCAGGTTTACAGAAGCTGCAGGAACTTAATTTAAGGTGTTGAAACTTGGAATAAAGCTTCATCAGATATGTAGAAGCTCTAATGCAAGTATAGTTATGGTTGGGTGTGTTATATTTAGTTTCATTTCAAATGTGTAGTGTGCTTGTATTTTACAAAGTGTTTGTTACATAATTGTTTGGTAGGCTTGGTCACATATCTCGAATAAAATTGCTATTCGTGAATATCGATTGAATCACTTGAACTTTCATAGTGctttgattgaatttttttttttttttttttgagaaataatttgattgaatttATAATAGTAAGTTCGCACAAGATTTAACTATTgacaaataaatattgaaataattaattatatacttttcaaaatttttgaaatatcttatatattttattttttaatttaaaacatatcgctcgtattttttttctgttatttaaaaataactttgcTGTTAGTACTCGTTAAGTCTTTTAGGATTAAATTAGGATTAAATttctacaaaaattaaaaaaaattaaaatacttttttttgttcctaACTCAAGAATAAATACGAAATATTAGTGACTgtagaagaaaatatttgaaagaacAAAAGGtcaaagtactttttttttttgtccctaacttaaaaacaaataagaaaaattaataatgacaaaaaaaatatatttgaaagagcaaaatagtaattttataaaaataacggTTGTTCTTATCCGTTCACTAACCTAACCTAATTTTacagatatatttgaaagaacttaaaaagataaaaaattatttttatttggcgCAATAGGTAGCACGCGAGCCGCTTCATTGATTAAAAAGATAAACTAAACTATAGGGGTGAGTCAACACAGATTCCTAAGggataaaaaagtatatatatatattttttatattaactttttatgtgggaaaaataaaaaaaattttgaaaattttaaaagacaCGTAAGCAATTGCCTCATGATTGTTTATGTCATATAATGGccacataaataataataaaatatataacatgGGATCCATGTCACTATGTATTATTGTGTGAAAAAGTCATAAATATAGTGATTGTTGTGATCAAAGCAGCCACTCAAAAACTGCCCAAGTAGAATTTTCTCTGGCTGCCCTAGTAtgtattatgtaatttagcATTAACATTTGACCATCATATATCGACCGTCgctatgtaaatataaaaatttatagttgaaCTCGAGCTCTGCTAAAAAACACAACACAAATCCACCTAATTGATTGTACCCACACTTAATTCATACTAAGttgatttaaataatattttcaacgAAGTGTTAACTACCATGATCTTCACCCTCTCAAAACACCCCCCACAACCCACACCCACTCTCGACCCACCCAACCCCACACTCAGTTAATCGCATCCCTAACAATGAAAGAGCAGGATCGATATACCAATTaggaaataaaattgaaaaaaatccATATTAATATGTATTTTTTCGACATGAGCCCACAtctcaattaaatttttttaataaaaaatagtaaattatctattaatttcatcatgaaaataataatattctacAATAGAGATAAGTTGAGCCTCAAAGCTACGATACATTCCACACCCCTAAGTGCccaggaaaaaataaatattaaattactaTTAACTttgttaatttaatattttaatttactattaattgataaaattaaaataactgAACTATAGATAATAGTaggtaatttaattaaatttctctaattataaaagtaaaatacaCAACTTAAATAGAAAAGTTGTTGTATGCCGGCCgagaaaaattatatagtcCAAGAGCCTATTTGGAACGGCATATAGTTAAGGTGTTCTCAGTGAATTGAATTTGTAACCCcgtaaattaaatagaaaattaaatttggcaaaaaaaaaacaaaaaaaagattttgacaTTGTGGTAGAGTTTTAAACACTTCTTGTTGGATCGAACTTAGAGAATTTAGGtatcatcaaattctttatcATTGCTAAGAATAGTGCTATACgtctctctgttttttttttttttgcagagaTAGGTagatgctacctgcttcgtttattcatttaaaaataaactagcGAAATAataatcaattaggattcgaacttgggacctcgagtaccaactaccaagtcttttgtcacttgctctagagacggtcagtTACGGCTCTcttgtttgtgtttttttttttgagagagagagatatgctacatgcttcgtttatttcatttagaaataaacttagctagaaatgtgaatcaattaggattcgaacttgggtctcggataccaatcaccaagctctttgccacttgctctcgGGATGGTCGGTGTTACGTTTCTCTTGTTCGTATGTGTTTATAGGAGAGTGGCTAGAGGATATGTGGCCGTCCATTAATTCGTCCTTTTTTAAGAAGCCCTGCTTTATTGTGAGAAAAAGCGCTTTTCAAAAGAGATAGAGcgacctagagagagagagagagagagagagagagagagagagagagagagagaggatggattGTAGTaatagaggagagagatggTCTCTTGCTGGAGCAACGGCACTGGTCACGGGAGGCACCAAAGGGATTGGGTATAATACTACAATTCACATCAATTCTCACTgttcatatcttttcttttttttcgaagTTCTAAACCAGCACTTAATTAGATCACATAAGTAACTTTATTTGTATGCTGTAGgttaatttacattttgtttatttgttctgaattgaaaattttattcagGCATGCCGTCGTTGAAGAGTTAGCAGGATTTGGCGTGACAGTACATGTATGTGCTAGAAATGAAGTAGATCTCCAAAATTGCTTGAAGAGATGGGATGAGATGAAACTAAAAGTTACTGGATCAGTGTGTGATGTCTCTTCGAGAAGCGAAAGAGAGAAGCTGATGGAGAGGGTTCAATCCATTTTCCATGGAAAGCTCAACATACTTGTAAGCAATATAAAACTATCTAtcttatttgtatattttatgtaatattgAAAGACTGTAGATTGATTTATGAAGAAGTTAATTAATGATACGTAGTTTCTAATTGTTGCATCGATTGCATCTACTAATAGACGTATAAATTTTACAGAACACtagaaatagataataataataatattgatggaattgaagattaaaaaaaaattataaatcagaAGAAACTTAGATTTATATTAGCCTTTTTCGCTTgcttttaaaataatttctctGAGtttgaggagaagaagaagcatcaaATTTAACGCTTGGAGCTTTTAACAATACGAAGTAAAGCTAGCAAGTAGCCAGCTAGTCGAAAATAGCTCCTAGGCTTCAAAAGCAGAATCTCCTATTTGAACTATTTGAGCCACGCTGATCTAGCTGTAAATATAAAGCAACAAGATTTCGAATTTAGGATTTTAAATACCTACCTTCAAGCCTTCTCTGTACCGGTTATTCTATACAAAAGTTATTACgagaaaattaatgaaaatgtTACTACGGGCGGAAAAAATTAGGAAGCAAAGTGAAATCGAGCCATACACTAGGGACCTATACAAAGGTTTTCTTCCATCCAAAAGTCCatgttcaactatatatataaggagaAAAATGATACATAAATCAAGACATTTTCAACAACTGATCAATAGCTGTTATTTGTCTTTGACGAATATCCTTCTAATCTTTAAAACAGTTATAGGATCCCATTGATTCAAATATatgtttttgttctctttttctaGGTTAACAACGCAGGGACAGGCTATCTTAAGCCAACTACAGAGTACACAGCTGAGGACTACTCTTTTTTGATGGCCACAAACTTTGAATCTGCTTTCCATTTAAGCCAATTAGCCCACCCCCTCCTTAAGGCATCAGGGAGGGGTAATATTGTCTTTGTATCCTCCATTGCAGGAGTTATAGGGTTCCCTGCTCTCACCATTTACGCCGCCACAAAAggtacaaattttgaattcaaatcaatgtttaaataaattttgatagttTGATATTCGAAATGTTGTTATTGTCTCTGTGCTTTTCCTTCCCGATCAGGTGCCATGAATCA
Encoded here:
- the LOC109705246 gene encoding tropinone reductase homolog At5g06060-like, with product MDCSNRGERWSLAGATALVTGGTKGIGHAIVEELAGFGVTVYTCGRNEVDLQNCLKRWDEMKLKVTGSVCDVSSRSEREKLMERVQSIFHGKLNILVNNAGTGYTKPTTEYTAEDYSFLMATNFESAFHLSQLAHPLLKASGRGNVVFVSSIAGVIGFPYLTIYAATKGAMNQVTKNLACEWAGDDIRVNCVAPGGIKTPLIKPLLDNEELTAKEAARVPLGRIGEPEEVASMVAFLCMPAASYITGQVICVDGGRTINGAS
- the LOC109705245 gene encoding tropinone reductase homolog At5g06060-like, translated to MDCSNRGERWSLAGATALVTGGTKGIGHAVVEELAGFGVTVHVCARNEVDLQNCLKRWDEMKLKVTGSVCDVSSRSEREKLMERVQSIFHGKLNILVNNAGTGYLKPTTEYTAEDYSFLMATNFESAFHLSQLAHPLLKASGRGNIVFVSSIAGVIGFPALTIYAATKGAMNQVTKNLACEWAGDDIRVNCVAPGGIKTPLIKPLLDNAELTAKEAARVPLARIGEPEEVASMVAFLCMPAASYITGQVICVDGGRTINGAS